A stretch of the Gimesia sp. genome encodes the following:
- a CDS encoding DUF1559 domain-containing protein, producing the protein MEFKRSKKRGFTLIELLVVIAIIAILIALLLPAVQQAREAARRSTCKNNLKQIGLALHNYHETHSMFPNDVWTNDPGGSSPGARNYSWITLILPFLEQAPLYNQINFSAPILGQTGTAGPIQATKIPVLHCPSDQDHDPSARDGFATTNYAGSQGFDWWQRPNQIHTGVFTLKSKVRIRDITDGTTTTIAVGEVPQNGFAGGGRTCGAGRLRDGGGEAVYRMAFVASTHIVVMNNAANNLLLPDGTSTGEDGTFYKTAPYAWGPVYIAAHCLNSDWPGPGSVHQGGAHFLMADGSVRFVSENIDYHGDHNQSAGAPSLWMSLNTIAGGRFDSIVGEF; encoded by the coding sequence ATGGAGTTCAAGCGTTCAAAGAAGAGAGGCTTCACGTTGATTGAATTGCTGGTGGTCATCGCGATCATCGCAATTTTGATCGCCCTGCTACTACCCGCCGTTCAACAGGCGCGCGAAGCGGCCCGTCGAAGTACCTGCAAGAACAACCTCAAGCAGATCGGGTTGGCACTGCACAACTATCATGAAACACATTCGATGTTTCCCAACGATGTCTGGACGAACGATCCAGGCGGTTCCTCACCTGGAGCTCGTAACTACAGCTGGATTACTCTGATTTTACCATTCCTGGAACAGGCACCCCTGTATAATCAGATTAACTTCTCCGCGCCGATTCTCGGCCAGACAGGAACGGCAGGACCAATTCAGGCGACCAAAATCCCTGTCCTGCATTGTCCGTCGGACCAGGACCATGATCCCAGCGCCCGTGATGGTTTTGCGACCACCAACTATGCCGGATCTCAAGGCTTTGACTGGTGGCAACGTCCTAACCAGATTCACACAGGTGTCTTCACGCTGAAATCCAAGGTTCGGATTCGCGACATCACCGATGGAACCACCACCACCATTGCCGTCGGGGAAGTTCCGCAAAATGGTTTCGCCGGAGGCGGACGGACTTGTGGTGCCGGTCGTTTGCGTGATGGAGGTGGAGAAGCGGTTTACCGTATGGCGTTCGTTGCTTCAACGCATATCGTGGTCATGAACAATGCTGCCAACAATTTGTTGTTACCCGATGGTACTTCCACTGGCGAAGACGGCACATTTTATAAGACTGCTCCCTATGCCTGGGGACCGGTTTATATCGCCGCTCACTGTCTGAACTCAGACTGGCCGGGACCGGGTTCTGTGCACCAGGGAGGCGCTCACTTCCTGATGGCCGATGGTTCGGTACGATTTGTCAGTGAAAACATCGATTACCACGGTGATCACAACCAGTCAGCTGGAGCACCCAGCCTCTGGATGTCGCTCAATACGATTGCCGGCGGTCGCTTCGATAGTATCGTTGGTGAGTTTTAA